The Primulina tabacum isolate GXHZ01 chromosome 10, ASM2559414v2, whole genome shotgun sequence region AGACAATGAATGGAATGATCATAAATGGGGTTCCATGGCGACCAGCCTTGGTAGTTATGAAAAGATCCTCCCTCTTCACAAGTCCTTCATGAAAAGCTTCGGCAAGTGCATCCCCAACCTCTACTTCATTTTTATAGTCCGCTGCAATCACGTACCAACAATAAAAGATCTCAATTTATAAATTTCTACATGTTTCAGTACAAAGATTAAATACACAAGTCCAAAAACAGAAATTCTGACATGGAAATCTTTTTCCTCAAAACTCTATAGAATCGTATGCACCAGACTGAACGATGATTACGGGTACTTGAATATATATACTTTCTTTTCCAACTGAAGCGCGCTAAAtttaatcttttaaaatattaaaaacagCTCAGAAATTGGTGAATAACTGGATCAAGATACTATAAAAGGCAATTTTTTTCCCAAGCTCAGAAATCCACCAACATGAAGGTTAAGGAGTTCAAGGAAAAAATCCTAgtacataaataaaaataacatcaCAACACAATGAATGAAGAGGTTACCAGCACAATCAAAGTGACGGTAACCAATCTTAATAGCGTGGAAGAGCAGATTCTTTATATCTTTCCCCTCCATACGCCAAACGCCTAGCCCGATAATCGGCATTTTGAAGCCATTGTTCAACGTAATCGCCATTTTTGACAAGCTACCAAGCTTCGTTTCCTCTCTCTGGTTGGTTTTAGGGGAGAAACGCTGGTTTGGTCATTCGTAGCTTTTGTATCCAGATTCCAGAGGCACCTTGATTCTCGTTACGGCGTCGTTTCTGCCTGATGCTGTTCGGCCCAGAGAGAGCGGGCCGAGTTAGCCTTGTTCTGGATGGGTCAGCCCATTATCACCGGGGTCCAATACCCAATGGATCGAATTTAATTGGATATTTGGTAAGTCGCACCTTTTAATATAACCATTTTGGCGCATTCCATTagcaaattatatttttggcatgttttactgtcaaattagaataaaaatatatattttgttagaCGATCTCACATATTCGTGAGACGAGAGACTTGAGCCATATTTATCATCATTTCATGTGTTGAGTTGAATCGAAGATCTATCTAATAAAATTGAAATGTGAGACAATCTTCACGTGATACAATGCAATTGAAGTACCCACGGTCTTTAAAAATCTCAATCTAATGACGACATAAGTTTCCGAGAATTTGAGTTCCgcattttattaaatatatatttaaaatttcacaTGTTTTTACTATTATATGTTACCTTCTATAAATGTCTATTTATATAAAAGTTTCatctatatattaaatattacgTGAAACGTTATAttcgaaaataatttaaaactcatattccattttttttattctcaaaTTCATAACAGTGGCCTCAACAttgtcaatttttttaatataagaaGTTCACACCATTTCttttgataaatatattttcaaatattttttctaaaTTGTTTTCATATTCGtgcattattattaatttaaaattttcaataattgATCACaagtaatttttattttaatttttaaataagtgattattaattatattttaaaattattttagtaTAACAATCTTCCcatatttatttgtgattttaattatttattcattttcccattaaattttaataattcgaTTGAAAATTGGAAAATATGCAAAATGATTGTTTAATTTGATTTGAGGATGAAATCCAACAAAATACTAAAGAAatgttctaaatttttttaaaaaaaggacaAGTTgtcaaatattcaatttaatttgGGATATACCAAACAATCtcaattgtttttaaaaaaatctccaCCGTTGGATTTTCATAATCTTCTATTGCACATGAAATCACAATTAGTATATAAGCGGTTCCTCGCGTTCAACGGACGCCACAAAAATCTTCACGAAACTTTTAGCGACAAACGCAGGATTTTAGAGAAAAAAGGAAAGCAGCATGGCGGCAGCAGTCAGCGCGTGGGCTAAACCCGGTGGGTGGGCCTTGGATTCCGAGGAGAACGAGGCGGAGCTCCTCCATCAGCACAAGCAAGATGTTGCAATCGACAAAGGAGCCGATACGGAGGATTTTCCTTCCCTTGCCACCGCCACGTCCACGAAGAACAAAAAGAAGAAACCACAGACCCTATCTCTTCAAGAATTTGCCACCTATGGTTCTGGAAAGCCAACGCAATCCGAGGCTCCGAAGGGCTTGACTCCAGATGAACTCTTGTCGCTCCCAACGGGTCCGCGTCAGCGTTCTCCGGAAGAGCTCGAGCGGAACAAGCTCGGGGGTGGATTCAGATCTTACGGCTACAGGGATGAGCAGCCGCGCCGACAGGGAAGCTTCAATCGGGATCATAGCCGTGAATATGAGCCATCTAGGGCTGACGAGAGTGATAGTTGGGCGGCGGGAAAGAAGTCATCTTTGAATAATGGATTCGAGAGGAAGGAAAGAGGTGGGTTTTTCACGGATTCATTGTCTCGAGCGGATGATTCCGATAACTGGGGGGCAAACAAGAGTTTTGTTCCATCTGAGACGAGGAGGTATGAGAAAAGAGGAAGCTTTGGATCAGATTCGAGTAATTGGGGCGAGGGACGGAAGGCTGGCGGAGCATTCGATAGTTTACGGGAAAGAAGAGGGGTTTCGGAATCGAATGGTGTCGATTCCGATACATGGGGGCGTAAACGAGAGGAGGAGAGTATTGTAAGTGGTGGTAGGCCGAGGTTGAATTTGAAGCCCAGAACGCTACCAATGGATGACGGGCAGAAAGGTTCTGAGATTAAGAATGATGCAAAACCCAAGGGGAATAATCCTTTCGGAGAGGCCAGGCCGAGGGAGGAGGTGTTAAAGGATTTGGGACAGGATGTGAAGGCAATTGAGGAGAAGCTCGAATCGACGAAGATCAAAGGTGTTGCAGTTGCAACTGACGATGATAGGAAGAAGGGCTTTTGGAGTGGAAAGGAAAGAGAGCCGGCTTGGAGAAAGCCGGAGGCTGTTGATTCTCTACCCGAAAGGTTGGTGGTACTTTTGGTCTTGAATTTactttcatttttgttttctttttgatTACGAATTTACTTTAATTCTGAATAGTGTTAAGACGGTGGAATTGATTCTTTTATATTCTTTTGGGATGTTGATTAATAGCTTGATTGAAACTGTTTAATTACCAGATTTTAAAATTTGGTATGCTGATTGAAAACATTTCCGGTGTTTTTTTCTTTGTGCGCTCGTCTTTTCTGCAATTGATGGGGGCTTTGATTTACTTGGTTATGAGTGGGGTTTCATTATGGTTAGTGCTATTGTGTGTGTTTGTGGGTGGGTTTGGGTGACGTAGGGAGGAGTGGTCATTAGTTTCCTTCCCCTCCTATACTTCCTCTTAAACTTACTGGACACGTCCCAACTCCCAAGCTCAGTTATCTACAAAATTTTCTTGTTTTAGGTCAACAATATCATAACTCAATGAATGAGGTCACTCTCAACAAGCCATTATGGTTTGATAAAAGTTACCAAGAGCTAATGAAATAAAGAAGCCAAGCACTGGCGTATTGTCGAAAATTTGCGTGTCGCCTTTGTTTATTGATCTAATTGATGTATTAGTACTGTATTCTCTTTGATTCTTGTTCACATATTTGGATGATTCCGAAAGCATTCAAAAACAAGTTGTCCTCATCAATATGCCAAGAAATCATAGCTGGCTTGGAAATGGACATCAtggattttcgacgaaaataggAGATTTTTGTGATATTATCTTGAACTTCGTACACATATTATCTACCTTAAATATTTACTCAAACAATTGTGCTCGGACATTCGAACTATTGATGTAGAAATGAAGAGTCTGTAAATGGAGCTGTTGAAAACTCTGAAAATGAACATGCTGAAGGAGAAGACTCGGATGTCCTGAGCCAGCAGGTTTGACGCGAGGAGAAAGCAATCGAATATGGCATATACAATATGAATCAGAGAGCTTTTATATTATACATTTTTCCGGTGTTCTATTGTGGACGTAATTGCAAGACAAGGCATAAGATCAATTTTTGCTAGAGACGAGTAGATCTTTCTGAGTGAGTGTTTTATTGTTCTTTACACTGTTTAACTTTGATCTGCTTCTGTTCAAATTGTGTTCTTTATTGATTCAGTGTGGGCTGATGTATGTTATTCAGAACTCAAGCAAATAGTAAATGAAATTTTCACCCATGATACTTGAGTTTCTCCCCTGAAATTTTTGCTGGTACATAATTATGAGTCGTTAATACTGCTGTAGAAATTCTTGTTAGGAGGAAAACTATGTAGCTTCTGGATTATTAGATGAGTAAAACTTGCAACAAATATTGCCTGCTATTAATAAAATAACTCAAGAAATTTGAGCAACCAAATATCTCTGTCTAGCAGTAAAGACGAGGCATCCAGAAATGAGGGCACGCATCGCCCCTACCTCGCATGCGGATGTTCACATGTGCGAGAAAGCGGGTGGGCCGATGAAGTGCtcactatttttttaaaattgtgcaTGGTCAGAAAAATCTGTTTGTtattaattttatgattttttaaaaagtattttacattttaaaaaattcaaaacaagaatattaattaattataaaaagacTTGATTGTATCTATTTGGGGTTTGTACCTAAATTGGATAGAGGAATTCGTCtgtgtaatttttaattatgtttgtTTGATTATGTATAGTTTTTTAATTGTGTTTTAAGTTTTAATTAcatgtaattttatttttaaattagaatataatttaataacatATATGAACAAAATCATAAAGAGACATATACTAAAAAGAtaattttccttttaaaattttaaaattttgatgtgAAGTCGGAAATTCTAAGGACTTGTTATTCCAATCCGGTTTGCACGTTtggttaaaattaaaaaaataataataaaatttgtgttttgttTATCCATACAAAATTTCaccaaacttaagttctaggtTCGAGATACTGCTAAAACAGATGTAGTGGTGACTAATGCCAGCTCTACTCTCAAATCACCTACACTTTTCGGGCTTGTACCGTTGGGCCGGGGTCTGGTTCCAAGGTGTTACGTCATAGTATTCTCCTCTTTAGAGAAGATAAGCCTCCACACGACCCAAACTCTTGTGCTCGCCAGCGGAAAATACAACGCTTGACCTTCAAGAATTACGCCGAGTGCCGGTAATTGGTGGTACTGGCGTGCTTTTGTTGGCACAAGATCCACACCGTGTCGTCTTACAGTTCAGGCGATGCTCGTTATTAATCGAACATGGGCCAGTCAAGAAAGGCAGCAGGCAGCAAAACGTGGGTTGGCAATTTCGTGGAAATATGAATACCCGTTTTTAGCGCGTATTCACACGGTCaagaggctctataaatagagctcctctcttcattctgaaatcatcccttcttcgagttttctctcatcttgtaagcatttgagtgcctagttctataatatttgtgaggtgttttgttatcctgtattaagagagtgtgtgatCTCTTTGAAAACATAGTGAGTGgattgtacaccacaaaatattatagtggaattcttttcatcttgcccgtggtttttacccaaataatttttaggggttttccacgtaaatttcggtgtccagtttattatttattttcgggttttattatctcaaattccgcacgtgggaccaacaagtggtatcagagccttgttttaaaattttttaaaattctgagtatgctctgtggttgcagcctagattgatcttccacatcagaaaagattttttgagattttttttattaaggcgggattattttgttcagtctactaaattgttgtaaacataatggcgggaaggtacgagatagcaatAGCAAAATTCaagaagcaattttatgctgtggaaaataaagatacaagcagttttaagaaagaaaaattgcttggcggctattggagatagaccgatGGAAATTACAGATGATGAAAAGTGGaacgagatgaatgataatgctgttgccaatttacatttggctatagcagacgaagttttgtcaagtatctctgagataaaaacagccaaagttatctgggatactctgacaaagatgtacgaggtcaagtcgctacacaacatgattttcctaaagagaaggctttatactcttcagattgcggaatcctcatcgatgaccgaccatatcaatacactaaatactctatttgcccaactcacttccatgggacataaaataggggaaaatgaacgtgcggagcttctacttcaaagtctaccagattcatatgatcaacttattatcaacataaccaacaatattcttatgggctttctaaaattcgacgatgtcttaactgcggttcttggagaagaaagccggcgcaagaataaggaagacagGTTAGTAACTTCGAAGCAGGCATaggctttaccgatgataagagaaagatttatggaccgtgactccagtgggagccaaagacgaggtagatcaaagtcgagaagtaagaagaaaaatatttactgctttaaatgtgacggtaaagggcacttcaagaaagagtgtacgagtatcgataaaagctCTCAAGGAAATATGgtcagtacttcaggcagtgctgaaatattattcagcgaagcagcaactgttgcagaaggcagacacaaattttgtgacacatggataatggattcaggagcgacgtggcacatgacgtctcggagagaatggtttgatcattatgaaccagtctcaggaggatctgtattcatgggaaatgatcatgccttggaaatcgttGGGGTCgatactatcaaaattaaaatgtttgatggcatcattcgcaccatacaggaggtacgacatgtgaaaggaccGACAaagaatcttttgtccttgcggaaattggatgatatcgggtgcaaaactcgtatcgagaacgggatcatgaaaattgtgaatggagcgcttgtggttataaatgcggaaaaagttgctgcaaatctgtgtacttttgggagaaacacacaaagaggcagaattagctgttgcatcaaatggttcaggagaagaattaacagtgttatggcatagaaagctcgggcatatgtcagaacgggggttgaaaattctctcagaacggaagctgctgtcgggacttacaaaagtgtcactacccttttatgagcactgtgttaccagttaaaaacacagattaaagtttggcacttctacttcattcggatgtttggcaagcaccggttgtatccctaggaggagcgagatactttgtctcgttcattgatgatttctatAGGAGATGTTGgatgtatccaatcaagaaaaaatcagatgttttccaagtcttcaaagatttcaaagcgcgagttgaacttgattctgaaaataaaatcaagtgtctgaggactgacaatggaggagaatataccagtgacgagtttgatgcattttgtcaacatgagggcatcaaaaaacaattcacgacggcttacacacctcaacagaatggagtggcggagcggatgaacagaacTTTGTTAGagagaacaagagctatgttgaggactgcgggtctagacaagtcattttgggcggaagcagtcaaaaccgcttgttatattatcaatcgttctcctttagtagcgattgatctgaagactccgatggagatgtggactgggaagccgacagattattctcatttgcatacatttggatgtcctgtgtacgttctgtacaatgagcaagaaagatcaaagttggattcgaaatccagaaaatgtatctttttgggttatgctgatggagtaaaggggtttcgcttgtgggatcctactgttcacaagcttgtcatcggcagggatgttatcttcgaggaagataaagtaaagggagacaaaggcacaccgaattcagaaactactattttttcaggtggaaaataagacggaggaatatcaagtttcttgtgaagtagtaccagagcacgaagaacaagaacatgttgagtctgatgtttccaatgtgaggcagtcaactcgagacagaagaccaccatgttggctttcagattatgtcactgaaaacaacattgcatattgtctattatcagaggatggtgagccatcgagttttcacgaggctactcaaagctcggatttatccttgtggatgatagcaatgcaagaagaattggaggcattggaaaagaataaaacttgggatcttgttacactaccacgagggaggaaagccattggaaacagatgggtctataagatcaagcgcgatggcaataaccaagtggagtggtatcgtgctagattggtggtaaaaggatATGCTCATAAAGAAGGACAtcgacttcaatgagatattttctcctgtggttcaGCTTACAACAGTTagagtagtgttggcattgtgtgcggtgtttgacctacatctagaacagctagatgtaaaaacggcatttcttcatggagatcttgaagaaaaaatttatatgctccagccagaaggttttgcggaaaaaggcaaagagaacttggtttgtcaggttgaacaaatctctgtacagtctcaaacaggcgccgatgtgttggtacaagagatttgtttcctatatcatgagccttggatacaacataCTAAGTGCAGACCcctgtacatatttcaagaggtccggtaatgattatattattttgctgttgtatgtggacaacatgttggtagcaggccccaacaaagatcaggtccaaggattgaaggcacagttggctagagaatttgatattaaggaattgggaccagcaaacaagattctagggatgcaagttcatcgatacagaagtaacagaaagatttggctttcccagaaaaattatttgaaaaaagtctcgcaacgcttcaacatgcaagatagtaagccgaTTTCGACCcatcttcctgttaacttcaagttatcctccgaaaTGTATCCTAGCAGTGAAgaagagaggatggagatgtctcgagtaccgtatgcatcagcagtgggaagtttgatgttcgctatgatctgtacaagaccggacattgctcaagcagtgggagctgttagtcggtatatggcgaatcctggacgagaacattggagcactgttaagaggatccttagatacattaagggtacctcgaatgctgcattatgttatggaggatcagattttacgctcaggggctatgtcgattcagattatgcaggtgatcctgataagaggaaatctactactggttatgtgtttactaCACTTGCGAAaggagcagtaagctgggtttcaaaactgcagacagttgtggcgttatctacaacagaggcagaatacatggcagctactcaagattgcaaggaggcaatatggatcaaaaggttattggaggagatcgggcacaaacaagaaaatgttcctttgttttgtgacaatcagagtgccttgcacattgccaggaatccagcctttcattccaggatgaaacacattggagtacaatttcactttgtgcgggaagtagtagaagaaggaagcgtggatatgcagaatATCCATACGaaggataacatagctgattttctgatcAAACCAGtaaacactgataagtttgagtggtgtagatcctcaagtggtctagcgaaaacgtaagcagcagggaatgacaagattgaaaagatgtgtggagatgtctttgattctcaatcaaatctccaagtgggagaaatgtcgacAAGAGTTTTCAAAGAAGGTGGGGCCAGTCAAGAAAGGCAGTAGGCAGCAAAACGTGGGTTGGCAATTTCGTGGAAATATGAatacgcgtttttaacgcgtattcacacggtcaaggggctctataaatagagcttcccccttcattctgaaatcatcccttttTCGAGTTTTcttcatcttataagcatttgagtgcttagttctataatatttgtgaggtgttttgttctcctgtattaagagagagTGTGATCTCTttgaaaacacagtgagtgagttgtacaacacaaaatattatagtagaATTCTCTTAATCTTGCCcctggtttttaccctaataatttttaggggttttccacgtaaatctcggtgtccagtttattctttattttcgggttttattatctcaaattccgcacgtgagaCCAATAATATGTTAGAAATCATGTGAAAATTTGAGTGACTGTGATATTATTATACAAAAGAATTAATAAATCAACTTGTACTTTTCTAGGATAATAATACAAAAGCAAGCAACATCGGAGACGGAGAATAAAATGTAAGGTATAAAAATGTCGAATCTGTTGTGGAAACAAAAATTGATTCAGGTCCGATCAACTAATCCGCCATAGAtatatcaaattcaaatttctattTCACCTGGCAGACGGCATAATATATCTCCGATTTCATGAAAGTAGACCAACGACTAAAATAGATGTAGAAATTACTAAAGGAGACTCATTGTTTgtctaaatataaaaaaaaaatatgaaatgaacATAACTAAGCAAAAACTACAACCTCCAAAAGTTTGTCCAACAACACATGTAAAAAAACCTTACGTACTCAAAACCAGCTACAAGGAAGAAAAATAAGAAAGAGACTGTCCTTGAAAGTACCCCCAAAGAACAGGATCAATGATTTTTACAATCTGAATGTCCCAATCTTCCCAAGACCAGCTATACGACCATTGTCCCTGAAGAAGCCAATTCTAGTAGCTTCTACCTATGCAACAAACAAGAAGGAAGTATCTGGAACATGAAAAAGAAATATCATAACAAAACTGAAGCAAATACGGgcatgattaaaaaaaaaaagcctTAATCTAAAAAAGAACGATGGAGTAAGACATGCCAGAAGCATTCACGAGGGCATTTTTAAGGCTGATACGAGGCATATT contains the following coding sequences:
- the LOC142505230 gene encoding eukaryotic translation initiation factor 4B3-like; this translates as MAAAVSAWAKPGGWALDSEENEAELLHQHKQDVAIDKGADTEDFPSLATATSTKNKKKKPQTLSLQEFATYGSGKPTQSEAPKGLTPDELLSLPTGPRQRSPEELERNKLGGGFRSYGYRDEQPRRQGSFNRDHSREYEPSRADESDSWAAGKKSSLNNGFERKERGGFFTDSLSRADDSDNWGANKSFVPSETRRYEKRGSFGSDSSNWGEGRKAGGAFDSLRERRGVSESNGVDSDTWGRKREEESIVSGGRPRLNLKPRTLPMDDGQKGSEIKNDAKPKGNNPFGEARPREEVLKDLGQDVKAIEEKLESTKIKGVAVATDDDRKKGFWSGKEREPAWRKPEAVDSLPERNEESVNGAVENSENEHAEGEDSDVLSQQV